A single window of Lacerta agilis isolate rLacAgi1 chromosome 12, rLacAgi1.pri, whole genome shotgun sequence DNA harbors:
- the LOC117056077 gene encoding LOW QUALITY PROTEIN: uncharacterized protein LOC117056077 (The sequence of the model RefSeq protein was modified relative to this genomic sequence to represent the inferred CDS: inserted 3 bases in 2 codons), whose amino-acid sequence MFPNIHAGNRSKCTFNLNRKFATNLELALARDRVNESQPLTVPLEKDSCLKQPPDFSYRLYITRGLLRKPRGKSKELKKKSPSSTVHEELQRIRSNLFFSIVEREQEPKIITRFPHIGSYEAKLMFVKMGKFKSSKYQDPKPFDHRQYETDRPNFVTSYARDPLNLKLKSQCLSKVHGLHPLAEXKGGTRSKERFNTCYKPQDLKWDSKLLLPKEPWPTKPVSFTRHRSQRAAHSAFLERVEETLSQLWLKEAAQKQAQDRRKAASSLRQKTPSAAVSIERDIEMQQQASRQQGKSLQKGRRSQSXPPIATLELQLSMHIKPEPLGFYLPSGVAQSVEELRCK is encoded by the exons ATGTTCCCCAATATCCATGCTGGGAACCGGTCAAAGTGTACTTTCAATTTGAACAGGAAATTTGCTACGAATCTGGAGTTAGCCTTAGCACGAGATCGAGTCAATGAGTCTCAGCCACTCACAGTCCCTCTGGAAAAGGACAGCTGCCTAAAACAACCTCCCGATTTCAGCTACAGGCTTTATATCACCCGAGGCCTTCTCAGGAAGCCGCGAGGAAAGTCGAAAGAGCTGAAAAAGAAATCACCCTCAAGCACGGTGCATGAAGAGTTGCAGAGGATAAggtccaatttatttttctccatCGTGGAACGCGAACAGGAGCCCAAGATCATTACAAGGTTCCCCCACATAGGTTCCTACGAAGCCAAGCTAATGTTCGTGAAGATGGGAAAGTTCAAGAGCAGCAAATACCAAGATCCAAAACCATTCGACCATAGACAG TATGAGACAGATAGACCAAATTTTGTGACCAGCTATGCCAGAGACCCTCTGAATCTAAAGTTGAAATCCCAGTGTTTAAGCAAAG TCCACGGACTCCATCCTCTtgcag gaaagggggggaccAGATCCAAGGAAAGATTCAACACCTGCTACAAGCCTCAAGATCTCAAGTGGGATTCGAAGTTACTTCTGCCAAAGGAGCCTTGGCCTACTAAACCTGTTTCCTTCACA AGGCACAGAAGCCAGCGAGCTGCACACAGTGCCTTTCTGGAACGTGTAGAAGAAACGCTAAGCCAGCTGTGGTTGAAAGAG GCAGCCCAGAagcaggcccaggacagaagaaAAGCTGCATCTAGTCTGAGGCAGAAAACGCCAAGCGCAGCTGTTTCCATTGAGAGAGATATTGAGATGCAGCAACAGGCCAGCAGGCAGCAGGGAAAAAGCCTGCAAAAGGGACGGCGCTCTCAGTC ACCACCTATAGCAACACTGGAGTTGCAACTGTCAATGCATATAAAACCAGAACCTTTGGGTTTCTACCTGCCAAGTGGCGTTGCCCAGAGTGTTGAGGAACTGAGGTGCAAATAA